Within the Corynebacterium tuberculostearicum genome, the region AGGTCAGCTGCATCGCCTTGGTGAGGTCACCAGCGGCCTCGTTGTGGAAGACATCGCCCAGCAACGTAGCGGCAACCTCAGTGTCGGTCTCGGAAACGAAGTTGTAGCCCTTGTTCAAAAGCTCGGACTTGAGCTCGGCGAAGTTCTCAATGATGCCGTTGTGCACCACGGCCAGCTTGCCGCCATCGACCACGTGCGGGTGCGCATTCAGGTCGGTAGGGCCACCATGGGTAGCCCAGCGGGTATGGCCAATGCCCAGCACAGAGTCTGGCAACGGGCGGGCCTCAATCTCAGCATCCAGCGCAGCGACCTTACCGGCCTTCTTGCGCCAGCTGATGTCCCCATCGGCGTACATTGCTACGCCAGCGGAGTCATAGCCGCGGTATTCCAAACGGCGCAGCCCTTCCAAGACTACGTCGAGGGCGAAGTAATCACGGTCACCACCAGCGTGACCAATATATCCAACAATTCCACACATGGTTGCTGATTTTACAGCACGGGGAAGAAACCTCTAGGCGGGCGGGGCGTCGGCAAGCGGGGCATAGTGCCCCACCCGCTAGTGCGCTGGGAAAACTAGCGCGTCGCCTGCTCCAAAAGTTCCAGAATGTGGTGATAATCCTCGCCGGTAGCACGGGTCAGGCCGAGCTCGCAGGTGCGGTTGGTCGAGGCGTGATACTGCGCCCCGATTTCCTTGACTTGCGCGGCTTCGGCGCGCGTTGCGGCGTCGGTTAGCTCCGGATGCAGCATGCCGCGATCGCCGGCATAGCCGCAGCAATTCCAGTCAGTGGGAATGTGTACCTCGGCCGCGGCGGCGCGGGCTACCTTCTCCACGTCTTCCATCATGCCCAGCTGGAAGGCAGAGCAGGTGGGGTGCACGGTCACGGAAGCCGCGGGGTTCTTGACCGCAAGCTGCGGCAGGAGGGTATCGGCCGTAAAGCTAATGGCATCAAGAACGGTAATGCCCACGGACTCCAGCATGTCCTTAAACCCGGCGGTGCAGCTGCTGGCGTCCACGATGACCGGCAGGCGCGCACCATCGGTGGCCTCCATGACGATATCGCGCACGCGCTGCTCCATCGCATCGTGGCCGGCCTGCATGCCCTTAGACGCCCATGGGGTGCCACAGCAGAGCTTGTCGATGCCCTCCGGAACCTCCAGCGCTACCCCGGCGCGCTCCAAGAGAGCCACGAAGGAATCGGTAGTGCCCTTGCCACCACCCTGCGGGCCAAACATGGTGTTCACGCAGGCAGGCAGGTAAATTCCGGTGGTCTGCGCGTAGCGGTCACCCACGCGCCCGGCCAAGCGGCCACGGGACTTGCCGCCCTTGCCCAGCTCCGGCTGGTACTGCGGCAAGTTATCGGTGCCGATGAGGCTGCGGCCCACGTCGGTGACCTTCTTGACCAGCTCAGTGGGCAGTAGGTGCGCGCCGGTCAGCGCCAGCCCGGCTCCTTGGCTAACGACCTGCCAATTCTTGGCGGCAGCGCCCCACAGCTTCTGCTGCGCTGGTTGGGCCTCCTCGCGGCGCAGGCGCTTGATGAACTTGCCGGTATCGATACCTACCGGGCAGGCGGTGCGGCACATGGAATCCACCGCGCAGGTCTCGATGCCCATGTATTCATAGGCCTCATCCAGCTCGGCTACTAGCTGGCTATCGCCGGCTTCTTCCGCGCGCTTGCGGGCGCGGCGCACGACGATGCGTTGGCGTGGGGTAAGGGTGAGATCGCGCGATGGGCAGACCGGCTCGCAGTAGCCGCACTCCACGCAGCGGTCCACTTCCTCTTCCACGGTGGGGTTGAGCTTGATGTTTTTGATGTGCGCATCGGGGTCATCGTCCAAGATGACGCCCGGGTTCATCGTATTGGTGGGATCGCAGGCCCGCTTGAGTTCTTGCATGACCGCGTAGAGTTCGTCGCCATACTGGCGGCGTACATATGGCGCCATGGCGCGGCCGGTGCCGTGCTCGGCCTTGAGGTTGCCCTCGGCCGAGATAACCACGTCCACCATGCCCTCGTTGAAGTCGTTATACCGGCCGATGGCGTCATCGCCTTCAAAGCGGTCCGTGAGCAGGAAGTGGATATTGCCGTCCTTGGCGTGGCCGAAGATTACGGCGTCGTCATAGCCATAGCGGGCAAAGAGTTCCTGCAGGGAAGAGCAGGTATCAGCCAAATCCCCCACGGGCACGACGATGTCTTCCAAAAGCGCGGTTGTACCGGACGGGCGCGCCTCAGCTACCTGGGCATACAGGCCCTTGCGGAAGCTCCATGCGGTATTGCGCGAAGCGGTATCGGCCGAGAAGGCGGCTGGCGATTGCAGCGGCAGCTCGCGCAGAAGCTGCGAGCCCTTGCCCTCCTTCTCCCGCAGTTCTTCTTCCGCGTCGGCGTGGTACTCAATGAGCAGCGCGGCCTGCTTATCCACATCGAAACCGGTGATGGCCTGCGGGATCTTGTCAAAGCCTTGGCCTACGCGGATCGAGGCAGAGTCCATCAGCTCCAGGGTGGCCGCCCCGGTATCTAGCAGGGCCGGCAGGGACTTGGTGGCAGCGGTGAGGTCATCAAATACAGCCACCGTGGTGGTGGTCAGCTTGGAAATGGGCACGGTGCGGAATACCGCCTCAGCGATGAAGGCCAGGGTTCCCTCCGAGCCGATGAGCAGGTGCTCAAAGAGCTTGACCGGGCTATCAAAATCTAGGAAGGAATTGAGTCCATAGCCCATCGTGTTTTTCAGCTGGAAGTGGCGGCGGATAATATCCACGGACTCCTGGTTATCGCGCACGCGGCGCTGCAGGCGGGTGAGTGTTTCCACCAGCTCCGGTTCCTGCTCTTGGAACTGCCGGTCCGCATCCGGATCGGCGGTATTGATCACGGTGCCGGTAGGCAGCACAAACGTTAGCGATTCCAGAGTGTTATACGTATTGAGCTCGGTACCGCAGGCCATACCGGAGGAGTTATTGGCCACCACGCCACCGATGGTGCAGGCAGATTCACTGGCCGGATCCGGGCCAAGCTTGCGATTGCGCAGGCCCAGGCGGGCGTTGACCTGGCGCACCGTCGCGCCGGGCTGGACGCGCACGCGCTTGCCCTCATCCAGCACCTCGATGCCGCGGAAGTGCTTGCGCACATCCACTAGGTAGCCATCGCCAGAAGCCTGGCCGGCAAGGGAGGTACCGCCGGAGCGCAGGGTGACCGGAACATTCTGCTGCCGGCCCGCGCGGAAGATGGCGGCCACGTGCTCAGCCGAGCGGGCCTCGATGACTGCCTTGGGGGTGTACAGGTAATGCGAGGCATCGGAGGCATGTGCCACGCGGTCAATGACCTCGGTCTTTACCTCCATCCCATAACGAGTAGAAAGTTCTTCCACATCAACGACGCCGGTAGTCATGTACCGCAGCCCGCCTTCCCAGAAAATAGAGTATGTAGTTGCCCACACATTGCACTCCCCTGCGCACAGGCGCGCAAGTTAGGAGGGGCTTAGGAAAGCCTTTCCACCACACCCGTGGCTCGGCTGCATACTGCGCAGACATTTCTCAGATAAACCCGCACCCTTTCCCGCCTGACAGGTGATCTTCATCTATCCTGGAATGCGTGTCTGCGAATTTGAATAAACATCTAGCAACGTTGTCGAAGCGCGGTCGCAACCGAGTTTTGGTTGGCGACCTTGACTATGCCGGAATCACCGGCAAGGTTTATACCCCCGCGGAGGGCCAAAGCCTGCCCGCCGTGGCCTTTGGCCATGACTGGATGCACAAGATTAAGGATTACCACGCCACCCTGCGCCACCTGGCCAGCTGGGGCATCGTCGTGGTAGCCCCCGATTCCGAAACCGGCCCCTTCCCCAACCACCGCAACTTGGCCGCGGATATGGAATCCGCGCTGCAGATTGCCGCTGGGGTAAAGCTTGGCGCTGGCAATATTACGGTCTCCCCGGGCAAGCTCGGCATGATTGGCCACGGCATGGGCGGTGGCACAGCCGTGCTCGGCGCCTTAGATAACCAGAAGGTCGCCGCCGTCGCCGCCATTTACCCTTCCGTCACCGCGCCATCTGCGGTGCAGGCAGCCCGCCGCATTACTACCCCGGGCTTGGTCATTGGCGCCGGCCAGGAAGACATTTTCAATGCCGGCAACCCCGCCAAGCTGGCCCATAACTGGAATGGCCCGGTCTGCTTCCGCGCCATCGATAAGGGCAGCCACGCCGGCTTTACCGAAGATCGCCTGCGCAAGCTGGCCATCGGCACCGCCGCCTTCCAATCCGGCCCCACCGAAATCGCCCGCGGCTTGGTCACCGGCTTCCTGCTGGCCACCCTCAATGGCGATTCCACCTATGACGCCTTTGCGGATCCAAAGGCGAGCGCCAAGAAGGTCCAAAGCCTCGTAGGCGAGGACTTGGCCGAGCGCGCCGGCGTCACCCGCGACGCCTAAGGTATTAACCCCGCCGCAGCACAGATTGCACCTGCCCCGACGCGTTCCGTGAGCGCGCCGGGGCAGCTCCATATCGTGGCCTTGGCATCGCCGCCGCTTGCCGACGCCCCACCTGCCCCTTCTCCCTTCGCGCCTCCTGCATGGCTTTATCCGCGGACTTTTCTAGCTCGTCTTGCGCTTTCGCCAGCGTTTTTTCAAATTCCAGCAGGCGTTTAGCCGTCCTTTCCCGAAAGCCCTGCGCAAATTCTGCGAAGTCGTTATTCATTACCACTGACCTGCCTTTCGTGCCTTAATGGTTGGTTCTTCTGGCGCGGGTGCCGCCTCCTGCTGCGGCGCTGGGTCCGGTGCCGGTGCTTCTTCTGGAGCCGGCTGCGGTGCCGGGGCCGGTTCCGGTGCCGGTGCTGGTTCAGGAGCCGGGGCTGGTGACGGTGCCTCTGCTGGACCGGCCGCCTGGAGGTGTGCCACCTTCTCTGGTGGCGGCGTTGGCTCCTCTACCTGAGACAGCTCAGGAGGTGGCACCATAACGCCATCATCACCAGCTGGCTCGGGTTCGGGGCATGGCTCGGGTTCGGGTTCGGGCTCAGGTTCCGGGCAGGGATCAGGTTCTGGTTCTGGCTCGGGTTCGGGGCATGGCTCGGGTTCGGGCTCTTGCACTGGGCAATCCGCCTCGGACATGTGCTCCAGGCACTGCGCGGCGCCTTCCACAATGAGGCCCACGCCTACCAAAGCAATTCCGGCCCCTACCAGGCCGAGACTGCCACTGCAGGAGGATTCAATTTCACAGCCATCCGTGCTGGTCTGGGGCGTTTCCACACATTCTTCGGTACTTTCCGCGGTATTTTCAGGGCAGAGCGTTTCCTCGCTTGCGCCCGATTCAGAAGCGGGTTCTGTATCCATGTCTGGCTTAGGTTTCGGCTCTGGCTGAGGTTCAGGTTCCGGGCACGGCTCTTCTTCTTGCTGTGGCTGTTCTGGCGGCTCCTGCGGCGGAATGATCTCCGCCTGTGCCGGCCTGGTGATCTCTACTTCGCGCTGGGACTGCGATGGACGCTCGGTAAATGATTGCTCGGTGCATTCATTGCAGTGGCAGCCCGCGCCGTGTTCTGCGGTGGTCTCCGTGTGCACTTCCGTCTTGGATGATTGCTCCGGCTCGGGCTCGGGGCATTCCCTTGGCGGAACTGGTGGTGGCGAAGGAGGCGTCGGCTGTGGCGGCGTGGAAGTGGTCTGGCTGGATTCTTGCTTTGAGTCGGGCTCCGGCATAGGCGTTGGCTCTGGCGGACACTCCACCTGGGCCGGCTCGGCTGGCTGCGACGGCGGAGGTGGGCATTCTTCTTTCGGCATCGGCTTAGTGGGAGTAGGAGTCTCCGGGCATTGTTCTACCGGTTCGGGACAGGCATTATCTGTAGGTTTAGCCGGCGTCGGGCATTCTTCCGGCATTGGGCGCTCACAGACGCATTCGCAGCGCGATTCAAATTCGTTATAGCAGGACTCAATCG harbors:
- a CDS encoding FAD-binding and (Fe-S)-binding domain-containing protein — its product is MTTGVVDVEELSTRYGMEVKTEVIDRVAHASDASHYLYTPKAVIEARSAEHVAAIFRAGRQQNVPVTLRSGGTSLAGQASGDGYLVDVRKHFRGIEVLDEGKRVRVQPGATVRQVNARLGLRNRKLGPDPASESACTIGGVVANNSSGMACGTELNTYNTLESLTFVLPTGTVINTADPDADRQFQEQEPELVETLTRLQRRVRDNQESVDIIRRHFQLKNTMGYGLNSFLDFDSPVKLFEHLLIGSEGTLAFIAEAVFRTVPISKLTTTTVAVFDDLTAATKSLPALLDTGAATLELMDSASIRVGQGFDKIPQAITGFDVDKQAALLIEYHADAEEELREKEGKGSQLLRELPLQSPAAFSADTASRNTAWSFRKGLYAQVAEARPSGTTALLEDIVVPVGDLADTCSSLQELFARYGYDDAVIFGHAKDGNIHFLLTDRFEGDDAIGRYNDFNEGMVDVVISAEGNLKAEHGTGRAMAPYVRRQYGDELYAVMQELKRACDPTNTMNPGVILDDDPDAHIKNIKLNPTVEEEVDRCVECGYCEPVCPSRDLTLTPRQRIVVRRARKRAEEAGDSQLVAELDEAYEYMGIETCAVDSMCRTACPVGIDTGKFIKRLRREEAQPAQQKLWGAAAKNWQVVSQGAGLALTGAHLLPTELVKKVTDVGRSLIGTDNLPQYQPELGKGGKSRGRLAGRVGDRYAQTTGIYLPACVNTMFGPQGGGKGTTDSFVALLERAGVALEVPEGIDKLCCGTPWASKGMQAGHDAMEQRVRDIVMEATDGARLPVIVDASSCTAGFKDMLESVGITVLDAISFTADTLLPQLAVKNPAASVTVHPTCSAFQLGMMEDVEKVARAAAAEVHIPTDWNCCGYAGDRGMLHPELTDAATRAEAAQVKEIGAQYHASTNRTCELGLTRATGEDYHHILELLEQATR
- a CDS encoding dienelactone hydrolase family protein: MSANLNKHLATLSKRGRNRVLVGDLDYAGITGKVYTPAEGQSLPAVAFGHDWMHKIKDYHATLRHLASWGIVVVAPDSETGPFPNHRNLAADMESALQIAAGVKLGAGNITVSPGKLGMIGHGMGGGTAVLGALDNQKVAAVAAIYPSVTAPSAVQAARRITTPGLVIGAGQEDIFNAGNPAKLAHNWNGPVCFRAIDKGSHAGFTEDRLRKLAIGTAAFQSGPTEIARGLVTGFLLATLNGDSTYDAFADPKASAKKVQSLVGEDLAERAGVTRDA